In Nostocoides sp. HKS02, the DNA window GTCGTCGGATCCGCGCCGAGGGCCGCACCGTCCCCGTGCTCATCCTCACCGCTCGGGCCGACGAGGTCGACACCGTCGTGGGCCTCGACGCCGGAGCCGACGACTACGTCACCAAGCCGTTCCGGCTCGCCGAGCTGCTGGCCCGGGTCCGCGCCCTCCTGCGACGCACCCCCACCGATGCCGTCACGGACAAGGAGCTCGTCCGCATCGACCCCGAGGGCCGCCGCGCGTGGTTCCGCGACGAGGAGCTCCAGCTCACCGCCAAGGAGTTCGACCTGCTGCGGGTGCTGGTGCGCGAGCAGGGCAAGGTGGTCTCGCGCGAGCAGCTCATGCGCGAGATCTGGGAGACCGCCTGGTTCGGCTCCACCAAGACGCTCGACATGCACATCTCCGTGCTGCGTCGGAAGCTGGGCGACGACGCGGCACAGCCCCGCTACATCGCGACCGTCCGCGGTGTCGGCTTCCGCTTCGAGCGCGTCGACGGGGCCTGAGAACGGCCCATGCGTCAACAACTCATCCGGTCGACCGTCCTCGCGGTCCTCCTCGCCATCGCCATCACCATGGTGCCCGTGTGCCTCAGCCTCTGGCGGGCCAGCAACCACGGGGGCGGCCTCCTCGAGCAGTGGGTGCACGAGGGCATGACCCCCACGATCTCCCTCCAGCTGGTGGGGCTCCTGCTCGGGCTTGCGGTCCTCGCGCTCGTGGCCGGCGTCGTGGTCGCGATCGGCCAGGCGCGGCGACTGGCGACGCCGATGACCCAGCTCGCCGACCGCGCGGAGCGGCTCGGGGCCGGCGAGTCGCGCATCCAGCCCCTGCACTCGGGGATCGCCGAGCTCGACAAGGTCTCCGAGGTGCTCGCCCGCAGCGCCCAGAGGCTGACCAAGTCGCTGGCGTCGGAGCGCGACTTCGCCGCCGACGCCTCGCACCAGCTGCGCACGCCGCTCACGGCGTTGTTGATGCGCCTGGAGGAGATCGCCGTCACCGACGACCTCGAGGTGGTCCAGGAGGAAGCCAGCATCGCGATCGCCCAGGTCGAGCGGCTCACCCGCGTCGTCGACGACCTGATGTCACGGACCCGACGCGGCGGCGACGAGCCTCAGGCATCGGTGTCGCTGGACTCGGTGATCGCGGCCCTGCAGCGGGAGTGGCAGCCGGCGTTCGAGCAGGCCCGGCGCAGTGTGCGAGTCCACGGTGAACGCGGGCTCGCCGTGCAGGCCAAGCCGGTCGACCTCTCGCAGGTCCTCTCGACGTTGCTCGAGAACTCGCTCGCGCACGGTCGCGGCACCGTCGACGTCCACGCCCGGCGCAGCGGGCCCTCCGTCGTCGTCGAGGTCAGCGACCAGGGCGAGGGCGTGCCGGCGGCCATCGCGCCGCACATCTTCGAGCGGTCGGTCACCACGACCGGCACGGGCCTCGGCCTCGCCCTCGCTCGAGACCTCGCCGAGTCCAACGGCGGCCGGCTCGAGCTCATCCAGGCTCAGCCGGCGATCTTCGCGCTGTTCCTCAGCGAGTCCGACGCGGCCTGAGCCGCGCCTGCCTTGACCCTAGGAGTGCTCGGACAGCGGTGAGGTGTCCTCGAGCGGCTCGCCGTGGAACACGAAGGCGCGGTAGGCCCAGAACCGGAACAGCGTGCCCAGGCCGATGCCGACGATGTTGGCGATGTTGTCCGCGGTCAGGGTCTTCAGGCCCAGACCGTAGTGCGAGAACGCGATACAGCCGGCGCCGATGAGCAGGGCCACCCCGTTGGTCAGCACGAACAGGGCCGCCTCGTGGTGGGCTGGCCGGCTGCGGCGGTGCCGGAAGGTCCAGGCCCGGTTGCCGATCCAGGCGACCGCCGTGGCCACCGAGGCGGAGATCAGCTTGGCGCCGGTCGGCTTGTCGACCATGACGGTGTGGCGCAGCACGTTCATCAGGCCCACGTCGACGACGAAGGCGACCAAGCCGATGACGCCGAACTTGATCATCTCGCGGTAGAGGACGTCGACGGCACCGCGCAGCCGGTCGAGGGGGGAGAGATGCGTGGCCACGCCGGGAGCCTAGCGGGGTCATCTGTATGCCGGCTGGCAGGTTCCGGAGGCGGTCACGTCCGCGGCCGATATCCTCGCCGCGTGACCTCACCGCAGCGTGCCCCCGGAGGCTTTCCTGTCGTCGGCATCATCGGTGGCGGACAGCTCGCCCGGATGTGCGCCGCCCCGGCCGCCGAGCTGGCGATCGGCCTCAGCGTGCTCGCCGAGAGCAGTGACGCCTCGGCCGCCCAGGTCATCCCCTCGGCGCCCGTGGGGGACCACACCGACGTCGAGGCCGTGCTGCGGTTCGCGCGGGACTGCGATGTCGTCACCTTCGACCACGAGCACGTCCCGGCCGAGGTGCTCGCCGCCCTCGTCGACGCCGGGGTGCCCCTGCACCCCTCGCCCGAGGCCCTGCGGTTCGCCCAGGACAAGCTGGCGATGCGCCACCGGCTCACCGAGATCGGGGTCTCCTGCCCGGCGTGGGCGCAGGCGCGGTCGGCCGCCGACGTCGAGGAGTTCGGTCGACAGGTCGGCTGGCCCCTCGTGGCCAAGACCCCACGGGGCGGCTACGACGGCAAGGGCGTCCGCGTCGTGGCCGAGGTGGCCGACCTCGACGACTGGCTGGCCCAGGTGGGTTCCGAGGGTCCGCTCGCCGACGGGATCCTGCTCGAGGAGAAGGTCGGCTTCGTCCGCGAGCTCGCCGTCCTCATCGCGCGCAGCCCCTCCGACCAGGCCGCGGCGTGGCCGGTGGTCGAGACCGTGCAGACCGACGGCATCTGCACCGAGGTGCTGGCCCCTGCTCCCGACCTCGACCCGCACCTCGCAGCAGTGGCGACCGAGGCAGGACTGCGCATCGCCGAGAACCTCGGCGTGACGGGCGTGCTCGCGGTCGAGCTCTTCGAGGTGCGCGACCCCGAGAGCGGTGCCCCGGCGTACGTCGTCAACGAGCTGGCCATGCGACCCCACAACAGCGGCCACTGGTCGATGGACGGCGCGGTCACCGGTCAGTTCGAACAACACCTGAGAGCGGTCCTCGACCTGCCGCTGGGCGCCCCCACACCGCGCGAGCCGCACACGGTGATGGCCAACGTCCTGGGCGGCGACTACCCCGAGCTCTACCCGGCATACCGCCACCTCATGGCCCGCGACCCCGGGCTGAAGGTCCACCTCTACGGCAAGGCCGTCCGCCCCGGCCGCAAGATCGGGCACGTCAGCGTGTCCGGCACCGACCTCGCCGACCTGCGTGAGCGCGCCCGCCACGCCGCCGACTACCTCGCGGGAGTGATCACCGAATGACCGAGCAACCACTGGTCGGGCTCGTCATGGGCAGCGACAGCGACTGGCCCGTGATGGAGCTCGCAGCGCAGGCACTGGAGGAGTTCGCAGTCCCCTACGAGGCCGACGTCGTCTCGGCACACCGGATGCCGGCGGAGATGATCGCCTACGGACAGGCCGCCGCCGACCGCGGGCTGCGGGTCATCGTCGCCGGCGCCGGGGGCGCGGCTCACCTGCCTGGCATGCTGGCGGCGGTCACCCCGCTGCCGGTCATCGGAGTCCCGGTGCCGCTCAAGCACCTCGACGGCATGGACTCGCTGCTCTCGATCGTGCAGATGCCGGCGGGGGTGCCGGTCGCCACGGTCTCGATCGCCGGGGCCAGGAATGCGGGGCTGCTCGCCGTGCGGATCCTCGGCGCGGGCGAGGGGCCGTATGCCGCGGGCCTGCGCGACCGGATGGGCGTCTTCCAGGCCGAGCTGCGCGACCAGGCGCACGCCAAGGGTGCCGCCCTGCGCGAACGCCGGGGCTAGCGCGCCATTCCCCCGGAGCGCACGCCGCGCCACTCGATGCGCGGACAGGTGTCCATGACGACGTCGAGGCCGGCCGCTCGGGCTCGGCGAGCGGCGTCCTCGTCGATGACGCCGAGCTGCATCCAGATCGCGTCGATCTGCAAGCGGTCCTTGTTCGCGATCGCCTCGTCGACCACCGCGCCGACGTGCTCGGAGTTGACGAAGCAGTCGACCACCTTGACGTCCACCCCGTCGGGGATGTCTGACAGCGTCGCGAAACCACGCTCACCGTGAACCGTCTCGGCCCTGGGGTGCACGGGGATCAAGCCCTTGCCCAGCTCGACCTTGAGCCAGCGTGCGACGCCGTACGCTTCGCGGGTCTGGTTGGACGACAGGCCGACCACCACCCAGATGCCGGGGTCGGACAGCAGCTCGCGGATCAGCTCGGGGTCGTTCTGGTGTTGCAGCATCTCTCGACCGCACCACACGCGGGCCTGCCGCGCAAGCACCCCGGGCGTGACGTAACGTCGCCTCCATGAAGTTCGGACTGTTCGTTCCCCAGGGTTGGAAGATGGATCTCGCCGGCATCGAGCCGGGTCAGCACTGGGGGGTGATGGCCGGACTTGCGCGCCGAGCCGACGCGAACGAGGACTGGTCCTCGATCTGGGTCTACGACCACTTCCACACCGTGCCGGTCCCGAGCGACGAGGCGACGCACGAGGCATGGACGCTCATGTCGGCGTTCGCCGCGGTGACGGGGCGGGTGCGACTCGGCCAGATGTGCACCTGCATGAGCTACCGCAACCCGGCCTACCTCGCGAAGATCGCGGCGACGGTCGACATCATCTCCGAGGGCCGCCTCGAGATGGGCATCGGCGGGGGCTGGTACGAGCACGAGTGGCGTGCGTACGGCTACGGGTTCCCCCGCGCCGGCGAGCGGCTCCAGCGCCTCGACGAGGGCGTCCAGATCTTCCGCCAGATGTGGACGCAGGGCCGGTCCACCTTCGAGGGCAAGCACTACACGACCGACGGCG includes these proteins:
- a CDS encoding GtrA family protein, encoding MATHLSPLDRLRGAVDVLYREMIKFGVIGLVAFVVDVGLMNVLRHTVMVDKPTGAKLISASVATAVAWIGNRAWTFRHRRSRPAHHEAALFVLTNGVALLIGAGCIAFSHYGLGLKTLTADNIANIVGIGLGTLFRFWAYRAFVFHGEPLEDTSPLSEHS
- a CDS encoding sensor histidine kinase KdpD, with product MRQQLIRSTVLAVLLAIAITMVPVCLSLWRASNHGGGLLEQWVHEGMTPTISLQLVGLLLGLAVLALVAGVVVAIGQARRLATPMTQLADRAERLGAGESRIQPLHSGIAELDKVSEVLARSAQRLTKSLASERDFAADASHQLRTPLTALLMRLEEIAVTDDLEVVQEEASIAIAQVERLTRVVDDLMSRTRRGGDEPQASVSLDSVIAALQREWQPAFEQARRSVRVHGERGLAVQAKPVDLSQVLSTLLENSLAHGRGTVDVHARRSGPSVVVEVSDQGEGVPAAIAPHIFERSVTTTGTGLGLALARDLAESNGGRLELIQAQPAIFALFLSESDAA
- a CDS encoding CoA-binding protein; the protein is MLQHQNDPELIRELLSDPGIWVVVGLSSNQTREAYGVARWLKVELGKGLIPVHPRAETVHGERGFATLSDIPDGVDVKVVDCFVNSEHVGAVVDEAIANKDRLQIDAIWMQLGVIDEDAARRARAAGLDVVMDTCPRIEWRGVRSGGMAR
- a CDS encoding response regulator transcription factor, with product MTRVLLAEDDPAISEPLARALRREGYDVDVRADGKAALEASSENPDLVVLDLGLPFVDGLEVCRRIRAEGRTVPVLILTARADEVDTVVGLDAGADDYVTKPFRLAELLARVRALLRRTPTDAVTDKELVRIDPEGRRAWFRDEELQLTAKEFDLLRVLVREQGKVVSREQLMREIWETAWFGSTKTLDMHISVLRRKLGDDAAQPRYIATVRGVGFRFERVDGA
- the purE gene encoding 5-(carboxyamino)imidazole ribonucleotide mutase produces the protein MTEQPLVGLVMGSDSDWPVMELAAQALEEFAVPYEADVVSAHRMPAEMIAYGQAAADRGLRVIVAGAGGAAHLPGMLAAVTPLPVIGVPVPLKHLDGMDSLLSIVQMPAGVPVATVSIAGARNAGLLAVRILGAGEGPYAAGLRDRMGVFQAELRDQAHAKGAALRERRG
- a CDS encoding 5-(carboxyamino)imidazole ribonucleotide synthase; translated protein: MTSPQRAPGGFPVVGIIGGGQLARMCAAPAAELAIGLSVLAESSDASAAQVIPSAPVGDHTDVEAVLRFARDCDVVTFDHEHVPAEVLAALVDAGVPLHPSPEALRFAQDKLAMRHRLTEIGVSCPAWAQARSAADVEEFGRQVGWPLVAKTPRGGYDGKGVRVVAEVADLDDWLAQVGSEGPLADGILLEEKVGFVRELAVLIARSPSDQAAAWPVVETVQTDGICTEVLAPAPDLDPHLAAVATEAGLRIAENLGVTGVLAVELFEVRDPESGAPAYVVNELAMRPHNSGHWSMDGAVTGQFEQHLRAVLDLPLGAPTPREPHTVMANVLGGDYPELYPAYRHLMARDPGLKVHLYGKAVRPGRKIGHVSVSGTDLADLRERARHAADYLAGVITE